In Lewinellaceae bacterium, a single window of DNA contains:
- a CDS encoding alpha/beta fold hydrolase, whose amino-acid sequence MKLISVLTFLLLSIHLTHAQHLQRRGRLGVQLEPVTDSLAQALKLKATHGMIIRQVFPGAAYADAGGQEEDVLLAINGLPANPGTALQEAMQTVREGQPARFTVWRDGKKMELEGAVSPIPYETSATSEVLYGEVPYKGGWLRTIVNKPNVAGPRPAIYFIPGYTCSSVESFSPIHPYKKLLDSLSGLGYAIFRVEKPGVGDNAGTGNCLELGFDNELEAYRAAYDAMQQYDFIDTDNIFVWGHSMGGVYAPIVAAQTQPKGVVVYGITHEVWVEYLLKMVRYQNPLLGHGYAETDRDVRTLYALLYEHYYLGKSSKELYQNPDYQKILDRDFAFDGENQILFRHEDFWRELNAHNLSEAWAGIEGHVLSLFGEADMEAVNDESQKEIARIVNAGHPGHGTFRLVPGTDHSMIEVGSMEKGARLRSTPEYREYLQTKFNYDIVTMTHEWIQDVMGITR is encoded by the coding sequence ATGAAGTTGATATCCGTTCTTACCTTCCTGCTGCTGTCCATTCACCTAACCCATGCCCAACACCTCCAGCGCCGCGGCCGCCTGGGCGTGCAACTGGAGCCCGTAACCGACAGCCTGGCGCAAGCCCTGAAACTGAAAGCCACCCACGGCATGATCATCCGTCAGGTGTTCCCCGGCGCGGCCTACGCCGATGCGGGCGGGCAGGAGGAGGACGTGCTGCTGGCCATCAACGGCTTGCCGGCCAATCCGGGGACAGCCCTTCAGGAAGCCATGCAAACCGTCCGGGAAGGCCAGCCCGCCCGCTTCACCGTGTGGCGGGACGGCAAAAAAATGGAACTGGAAGGGGCGGTATCTCCCATTCCCTACGAAACGTCGGCCACCTCAGAAGTCCTCTACGGCGAAGTGCCGTACAAGGGAGGCTGGCTGCGCACCATCGTCAACAAACCCAATGTGGCCGGCCCTCGCCCGGCCATTTATTTCATCCCGGGCTATACCTGCAGCTCGGTGGAGAGCTTCTCCCCCATCCATCCTTACAAAAAACTGCTGGACAGCCTCAGCGGGCTGGGCTACGCTATTTTTCGGGTGGAAAAGCCGGGCGTGGGCGACAACGCCGGCACCGGCAACTGCCTGGAGCTGGGCTTCGACAACGAGCTGGAGGCCTACCGCGCGGCCTACGACGCGATGCAGCAGTACGATTTTATCGACACGGACAACATCTTCGTCTGGGGGCATTCCATGGGCGGCGTCTACGCCCCGATCGTCGCGGCCCAAACGCAGCCCAAAGGAGTAGTAGTATACGGCATCACCCACGAAGTATGGGTGGAATACCTGCTCAAGATGGTCCGCTACCAGAACCCCCTGCTCGGGCACGGCTATGCGGAGACGGACCGCGATGTGCGCACCCTTTACGCCCTGCTCTACGAGCATTACTACCTGGGGAAAAGCTCCAAAGAGCTGTACCAAAACCCGGACTACCAAAAAATCCTGGACCGCGACTTCGCCTTCGACGGCGAAAACCAAATCCTCTTCCGCCACGAGGACTTCTGGCGGGAACTCAACGCCCACAACTTGTCCGAAGCCTGGGCGGGCATCGAGGGCCACGTGCTGTCCCTCTTCGGAGAGGCCGACATGGAGGCCGTCAACGACGAAAGCCAGAAGGAGATTGCCCGCATCGTCAACGCCGGCCACCCCGGCCATGGCACGTTCCGGCTGGTGCCGGGCACCGACCATTCCATGATCGAGGTGGGCAGCATGGAAAAGGGGGCCAGGCTCCGTTCTACGCCGGAATACCGGGAGTACCTGCAAACGAAATTCAATTACGATATTGTAACCATGACCCATGAGTGGATACAGGATGTAATGGGGATAACGCGGTAG
- a CDS encoding VOC family protein, which translates to MPITSARYVLAVPNLQRSAAYYRDVLGFEIFEVGDPGWRFARRGACYLMLGECADAIPPNELGDHSYFAYLVCEDIDALYGEFAEKGASIRQPPLDKPWGMREFHLTTIDGHRITFGQPTGG; encoded by the coding sequence ATGCCCATCACTTCCGCCCGTTACGTACTCGCCGTGCCCAACCTGCAGCGCTCCGCTGCTTATTACCGGGATGTGCTGGGGTTCGAAATCTTCGAAGTGGGCGACCCCGGCTGGCGCTTTGCCCGGCGCGGCGCCTGCTACCTGATGCTGGGAGAATGCGCGGACGCCATCCCGCCCAACGAACTGGGCGACCACTCTTACTTCGCCTACCTGGTTTGCGAGGATATCGATGCCTTGTACGGGGAGTTTGCCGAAAAGGGCGCTTCCATCCGCCAGCCGCCCCTGGACAAGCCCTGGGGCATGCGGGAGTTTCACCTGACGACGATTGACGGGCACCGCATCACGTTCGGGCAACCGACGGGAGGGTGA
- a CDS encoding response regulator transcription factor yields the protein MPTCYIIDDEPIAIGIIRRYLDKLDGFVVKGSFEEPLEAFQALKKNPVDLVFLDIQMPGLSGLEMLKALTHKPAVILTTAHREYALEGFDLDVVDYLLKPIEFQRFLKAIDKYLERQKPASAAAVAASEASILVRANRKSVRVRLSDILYIEGLKDYVKIILPNEKLLTKELIGEFEQRLPPEQFLRIHRSFIVPRNKIGAFTAMDVEIGKYEIPIGRTYKEAFMKWIGAQG from the coding sequence ATGCCCACCTGCTACATCATAGACGACGAACCCATCGCCATCGGCATCATCCGCCGCTACCTGGATAAGCTGGACGGCTTTGTAGTCAAAGGCAGCTTTGAGGAGCCCCTGGAAGCCTTCCAGGCCCTCAAGAAGAACCCGGTAGACCTGGTTTTTCTGGACATACAGATGCCCGGCCTCTCCGGCCTGGAGATGCTCAAAGCCCTCACTCACAAGCCAGCCGTCATCCTCACCACCGCCCACCGGGAGTACGCCCTGGAAGGCTTCGACCTGGACGTGGTGGACTACCTGCTCAAGCCCATCGAATTTCAGCGCTTCCTCAAAGCCATCGACAAATACCTGGAGCGGCAGAAACCGGCTTCGGCGGCTGCCGTTGCTGCCTCTGAAGCCAGCATCCTGGTGCGGGCCAACCGGAAATCAGTCCGCGTACGGCTGTCCGATATCCTCTACATCGAGGGGTTGAAGGACTATGTGAAGATCATACTGCCGAATGAGAAACTGCTGACCAAAGAACTGATCGGCGAGTTCGAACAACGGCTCCCGCCGGAGCAGTTCCTCCGCATCCACCGCTCCTTCATCGTACCGCGCAATAAGATCGGCGCCTTCACCGCCATGGATGTAGAGATCGGGAAATACGAAATACCGATCGGGCGGACGTACAAGGAAGCGTTTATGAAATGGATTGGGGCGCAAGGGTAG
- a CDS encoding histidine kinase, giving the protein MLSEYLANVFHYRPAERHLLWIHIAEGLPGIVIPAYLTAYWLVPRYLEQNRVAPFLIGITAMAALVFAGRLSALYLWVYQDGGTDIYIPPSKVLKNVIRDYSVIALAVCLKIIADWRRQRQLNRQLRQAKAEVELQLLKAQLHPHFLFNTLNNIYGLSLQGSDRVPDSIIRLSKILDYLVYYSQKEEIGLNKEVELIRNYMALEQMRYGKKLRLAAELPEVDESVKASPLLLLPFVENAFKHGAKGADGQWWIKMQLQLVDGRLVFSIENSKGASAAQGNGGIGLKNIRERLHLLYPKRHRLTIDDSEEVFSVRLEVGLGDR; this is encoded by the coding sequence GTGCTGAGCGAGTACCTGGCCAATGTGTTCCACTACCGGCCGGCAGAACGCCATCTGCTGTGGATACACATTGCAGAAGGATTGCCCGGCATTGTGATCCCGGCCTACCTCACCGCCTACTGGCTGGTTCCCCGCTACCTGGAACAGAACCGGGTGGCGCCTTTTCTAATCGGCATAACTGCCATGGCCGCCCTCGTCTTTGCCGGCCGCCTGAGCGCGCTCTACCTCTGGGTTTATCAGGATGGAGGAACCGATATTTACATACCGCCCAGCAAAGTGCTGAAAAATGTGATCCGCGACTACTCGGTGATCGCCCTGGCCGTCTGCCTGAAGATCATCGCCGACTGGCGGCGGCAGCGGCAACTCAACCGGCAACTGAGGCAGGCTAAAGCGGAAGTAGAACTGCAATTGCTCAAAGCCCAGTTGCATCCCCACTTTTTATTCAATACCTTGAACAACATCTACGGCCTGAGCCTGCAGGGGTCGGATAGGGTGCCAGACAGCATCATCCGCCTGTCGAAGATTCTGGATTACCTGGTGTATTACAGCCAGAAGGAAGAGATTGGGCTGAACAAAGAGGTGGAACTGATCCGAAATTACATGGCGCTGGAGCAGATGCGCTACGGCAAAAAGCTGCGCCTGGCCGCCGAACTGCCCGAAGTGGACGAATCGGTTAAAGCCAGCCCGCTGCTGCTGCTGCCTTTCGTAGAAAACGCATTCAAACACGGCGCCAAAGGGGCGGACGGCCAATGGTGGATCAAAATGCAGCTGCAACTGGTGGACGGCCGGTTGGTCTTTTCAATTGAAAACAGCAAAGGGGCTTCCGCCGCTCAGGGAAACGGCGGCATCGGCCTGAAAAACATCCGCGAACGCCTGCATCTGCTCTACCCTAAACGCCACCGGCTGACGATCGACGATTCGGAAGAGGTCTTCAGCGTGCGGCTGGAGGTAGGCTTGGGAGATCGCTAG
- a CDS encoding DUF3843 family protein — MKRRGKRKTSADKIYIQDWMAFKPYGVHTSYDLHYLRIANEIYNRLFGAKHKLSFVPNIPEPKMLACIIASYYEDYVCEIGIWRAFTSYNKELYGYYLPFYESEQYDPGYINPEDISYLLWHFFSKWNNTFFAPDYPMFSVQGRMIYEYLEPLLDDALDTDFYSRFFTVKGDEYFFDVKERLKWFAEGSYLFAADLNFARKEELKQALKEDNFGYYDADPGKFLYMILEEYIYRRRCSFSALNAPEFFARVCRSTEPVRQDIAGLAERHFSTFECKEETKKYFIFENIQTSREYTVRKDSFQQSSTIEIKGKIALLALVQWQGEWWMTGAAAFYGKSKEGIREVRKQMITSPFLRTAEQMQRVSEAVEKQYQVFVEHFGGPLATFTSRQAANEAMRNFYKTYRDQILEENPEYKGTAPPPLEGNLIGDISESGGIGLFFNRPEGVIIVSRILENIQFLEQKEPLEQEESESLFESMTNYNPALLEYLLKHYPTHNIRIPVAGCKTDLMKYIWFVNRFEHPGDFGKVSPSITLMDREVWGEGE; from the coding sequence ATGAAACGCAGAGGAAAAAGAAAAACAAGCGCCGATAAGATTTATATCCAGGACTGGATGGCCTTCAAACCCTATGGTGTGCATACGAGTTATGACCTGCACTATCTCCGGATTGCCAACGAGATTTATAACCGGTTATTCGGCGCAAAACACAAACTATCCTTTGTCCCTAACATACCGGAGCCTAAAATGCTGGCATGTATTATCGCATCTTACTACGAAGATTATGTGTGCGAGATCGGTATCTGGAGGGCGTTTACCTCCTACAATAAGGAACTGTATGGTTATTATCTGCCCTTCTACGAAAGTGAGCAATACGACCCGGGCTATATCAACCCGGAAGACATCAGTTACCTACTCTGGCATTTTTTCAGCAAATGGAATAATACCTTTTTTGCTCCTGACTACCCGATGTTTTCGGTACAGGGCCGAATGATCTACGAATATCTGGAGCCGCTGCTGGACGACGCCCTTGACACTGATTTTTACAGCCGATTTTTTACCGTCAAAGGCGACGAATATTTTTTCGATGTCAAAGAACGGCTGAAATGGTTTGCGGAAGGGTCTTACCTTTTTGCCGCCGACCTTAACTTTGCCCGGAAAGAGGAACTTAAGCAGGCCCTTAAAGAAGATAACTTCGGCTACTATGATGCGGACCCCGGGAAATTCCTGTACATGATCCTTGAAGAATATATTTATCGCAGGCGCTGCTCTTTTTCAGCCCTCAATGCCCCGGAATTCTTTGCCCGGGTTTGCCGCAGCACGGAACCGGTGCGGCAGGATATTGCCGGCCTGGCGGAGCGGCATTTCAGCACATTTGAGTGTAAGGAAGAGACAAAAAAGTATTTCATTTTTGAGAACATTCAGACCAGCCGGGAATACACAGTCAGAAAGGATTCTTTCCAACAATCCAGCACTATTGAAATTAAAGGAAAAATTGCGCTGCTTGCACTCGTTCAGTGGCAGGGAGAGTGGTGGATGACCGGCGCTGCGGCTTTCTATGGAAAGTCGAAAGAAGGCATCCGCGAAGTACGGAAGCAAATGATAACCTCTCCCTTCCTGCGCACAGCAGAACAAATGCAAAGGGTTAGCGAAGCAGTGGAAAAACAGTATCAGGTTTTTGTCGAACATTTCGGAGGGCCGCTGGCTACCTTCACCAGCCGCCAAGCCGCCAATGAAGCGATGCGTAACTTCTATAAAACCTACCGCGATCAGATACTGGAAGAAAACCCGGAATACAAAGGAACGGCGCCTCCTCCTCTGGAAGGAAACCTCATCGGCGATATTTCGGAATCGGGGGGCATAGGCCTTTTCTTTAACCGGCCCGAAGGGGTCATCATTGTCAGCAGGATACTCGAGAACATTCAATTTCTTGAACAGAAAGAGCCGCTCGAACAGGAAGAATCGGAGAGCCTCTTTGAAAGCATGACGAATTACAATCCGGCCTTGCTGGAATACCTCCTGAAACATTATCCTACCCACAACATCCGCATTCCCGTCGCGGGTTGCAAAACCGACTTGATGAAATACATCTGGTTCGTTAACCGTTTTGAGCATCCCGGCGATTTCGGGAAGGTGTCTCCCAGTATAACTTTGATGGATAGGGAAGTTTGGGGGGAAGGGGAATAG